From Solea senegalensis isolate Sse05_10M linkage group LG19, IFAPA_SoseM_1, whole genome shotgun sequence, the proteins below share one genomic window:
- the slc25a19 gene encoding mitochondrial thiamine pyrophosphate carrier, translated as MVGYDPGSQSAVHSPEAAALAGSTAGLVTRALISPFDVLKIRFQLQIEQVSSQRPEGKYWGLFQASRCIYSEEGLSAFWKGHIPAQMLSICFGAVQFASFEFLTETVHKSTPYDSRTAGVHFVCGGLAACSATVVCQPLDTLRTRFAAQGEPKVYRNLRHAVSTMCRSGGALTFYHGLLPTLMAVFPYAGLQFFFYNVFKELLAPPPNSGKSGGNMRSLVCGSGAGIISKTLTYPFDLFKKRLQVRGFEAARVHFGQVRNYRGLVDCMVQIAQEEGVRGFFKGLSPSLVKAALSTGFTFFWYEFFLNAIQNLSERQKTNNIIQNPEER; from the exons ATGGTGGGCTATGACCCCGGCTCTCAGTCTGCAGTTCACTCTCcagaagcagcagctctggcTGGGTCAACTGCTGGACTGGTAACCCGAGCCCTAATCAGCCCATTTGACGTCCTGAAAATCAGATTTCAG CTGCAGATTGAGCAAGTGTCGTCACAAAGGCCGGAGGGGAAGTACTGGGGATTATTTCAAGCATCTCGCTGCATTTACTCTGAGGAGGGGCTGTCTGCTTTCTGGAAGGGCCACATCCCGGCTCAAATGCTCTCCATATGCTTCGGCGCTGTCCAG TTTGCCAGTTTTGAGTTTCTGACTGAGACGGTCCACAAGTCGACGCCGTATGACAGCCGAACAGCAGGAGTTCATTTTGTATGTGGCGGCTTGGCGGCGTGCTCTGCCACTGTGGTCTGCCAGCCTCTGGACACACTGCGGACTCGCTTCGCAGCACAGGGAGAACCCAAG GTGTACAGGAACCTGCGACATGCTGTGTCTACAATGTGCCGCTCAGGGGGAGCACTGACTTTCTACCACGGTCTGTTGCCAACACTCATGGCCGTGTTTCCTTATGCTGGGCTGCAGTTCTTCTTCTACAATGTCTTTAAGGAGCTGTTGGCTCCACCCCCCAATTCTGGAAAGTCTGGAG GGAACATGAGAAGCCTGGTCTGTGGCAGTGGAGCTGGAATAATCAGCAAAACACTCACTTATCCCTTTGACCTCTTCAAGAAGAGGCTGCAGGTGAGAGGCTTTGAAGCAGCCAGAGTTCACTTTGGACAG GTGAGGAATTACCGAGGCTTGGTGGATTGCATGGTTCAAATAGCCCAGGAGGAGGGCGTCCGAGGCTTCTTTAAAGGCCTCTCGCCCAGCCTTGTGAAGGCTGCACTGTCCACGGGCTTCACCTTCTTTTGGTATGAGTTTTTCCTCAATGCCATACAGAACctcagtgagagacagaaaacaaacaatatcatTCAAAACCCAGAGGAAAGATAA